From the genome of Flavobacterium luteolum, one region includes:
- a CDS encoding O-antigen ligase family protein: MAFWISILLSKIKDIKTLKLVVLIGIDTCILISFFLIGVFYFQTGILPFSNTAEVNKLLLLERPYIAFIAVLGFLISLEKGIIISKWRKFFIFNSVLLLGFILLISARISIITVFLIVGVYFVFYFKTKWYKKILFALALVLLFLGVVMSNKNIRERFFIKSNLEKSLQEASDYEPRIVIWNCAYKMTKQDDFILLTGFDGYQKIKNNLLDCYASSIENQSKKEYFLSEKFNTHNQFIDFYLVGGIIAFLLFSAFFVALFLELRLAFFKIAIVISFLLFFIVENIFYRQFGCYLFGIFALILLQRKEDE, encoded by the coding sequence TTGGCATTTTGGATTTCGATTTTGCTGTCTAAAATAAAAGATATAAAAACATTAAAATTAGTTGTTTTAATAGGGATTGATACTTGTATTTTAATTTCCTTTTTTCTTATAGGAGTATTTTATTTTCAAACAGGAATTCTGCCTTTTTCTAATACTGCTGAGGTGAACAAATTATTGCTTTTAGAGCGTCCATATATTGCATTTATTGCTGTTTTAGGGTTTTTAATATCTTTAGAAAAAGGAATAATTATATCAAAATGGCGTAAATTTTTTATATTCAATTCTGTTCTTTTACTTGGATTTATTTTATTGATTTCGGCGAGAATTTCAATTATCACTGTTTTTTTAATTGTAGGAGTATATTTTGTATTTTATTTTAAAACGAAGTGGTACAAAAAAATTCTTTTTGCATTAGCTCTGGTACTTTTGTTTTTGGGTGTAGTTATGTCAAACAAAAATATTAGAGAAAGATTTTTTATAAAAAGTAATTTAGAAAAATCATTGCAAGAAGCCTCTGATTATGAGCCAAGAATTGTAATTTGGAACTGTGCCTATAAAATGACAAAACAGGATGATTTTATTTTATTGACAGGTTTTGACGGGTATCAAAAAATAAAAAATAATTTGCTTGACTGTTATGCATCAAGTATCGAAAATCAATCTAAAAAAGAATATTTTTTATCAGAAAAGTTTAATACCCACAATCAGTTTATTGATTTTTATTTAGTTGGTGGAATCATTGCTTTTCTTTTATTCTCAGCATTTTTTGTTGCATTATTTTTAGAATTAAGATTAGCTTTTTTTAAAATTGCAATAGTGATCTCTTTTCTGCTTTTTTTTATTGTAGAGAACATATTTTACCGACAATTTGGTTGTTATTTGTTTGGTATATTTGCACTAATTTTGCTCCAGAGAAAAGAAGATGAATAA
- a CDS encoding flippase codes for MKLIFDIFQRFKKHKILASNFVYLFVLQALNVILPLITFPYLIRVLGVEYFGLLSFSIAFVTYFQIVTEYGFNSTGTRDISLATNNRERQILIFNQIMSAKLVLVSISFVVMMGIVFLFDIFRAYWYIYLFSFGSILGQAIFPVWFFHGIQKMKYVTYLNLITKTIFALALFVFVTKKSDYYLVPVFNALGFLSAGILSLFYIWKDFKISFKLQSVKGIREQLNKAKFMFLSELKISLFTNTNTLILGIFAGNQAVGYFSAAEKLARAIGNLQTPVSNTIFPYLSAEMALDKLKAIIKIKKITIVGSIVFSLIVITCFCFAEQIISIIYGKEMLPSVLLFRIVILIPLLSFLDTMFGKQILLNLGKDIFYFRVIVLATILNFTINFILTYFYQETGTAISLIITQIFIVLGMWYFAHKEISLILKQNSNYGSN; via the coding sequence TTGAAGCTGATTTTTGATATATTTCAACGATTTAAAAAGCACAAAATTTTAGCTTCGAATTTTGTATATCTTTTTGTTCTTCAAGCTTTAAATGTTATTTTACCATTAATTACTTTTCCTTATTTAATACGAGTTTTGGGAGTTGAGTATTTTGGACTCTTGTCTTTTTCTATAGCTTTTGTAACTTATTTTCAAATTGTAACAGAATATGGATTTAATTCGACTGGTACACGTGATATTTCATTAGCAACAAATAATCGCGAAAGACAAATATTGATTTTTAATCAAATAATGTCTGCCAAACTTGTGTTGGTAAGTATAAGTTTTGTTGTAATGATGGGAATTGTTTTCTTGTTTGATATTTTTAGAGCATACTGGTACATATATTTATTTTCCTTTGGATCTATTTTAGGTCAGGCTATTTTTCCTGTTTGGTTTTTTCATGGAATCCAAAAAATGAAGTATGTAACATATCTAAATTTAATTACTAAAACAATATTTGCACTTGCACTTTTTGTTTTTGTAACTAAAAAATCTGATTATTATTTAGTTCCAGTTTTTAATGCTTTAGGGTTTCTCTCTGCAGGTATTTTATCACTATTTTATATTTGGAAAGATTTTAAGATTAGCTTTAAATTGCAGTCTGTTAAAGGAATTAGAGAACAACTCAATAAGGCAAAATTCATGTTTTTGTCTGAACTTAAAATTTCGCTTTTTACAAATACAAACACACTAATTTTAGGAATTTTTGCTGGAAATCAGGCCGTAGGTTATTTTTCGGCAGCAGAGAAACTCGCTCGTGCAATAGGTAATCTGCAAACTCCAGTCTCAAATACTATTTTCCCATATCTTTCGGCAGAAATGGCTTTGGACAAGCTAAAAGCAATTATAAAAATAAAGAAAATAACAATTGTCGGATCCATTGTATTCTCTTTGATTGTTATCACCTGTTTTTGCTTTGCAGAGCAAATAATTTCTATTATTTATGGTAAAGAAATGCTCCCATCTGTGCTATTATTTAGAATTGTGATTCTGATACCATTATTATCGTTTTTAGATACAATGTTTGGTAAACAGATTCTATTAAATTTAGGAAAAGATATATTTTATTTTAGAGTAATTGTTTTAGCTACAATCTTAAATTTTACTATTAATTTTATTTTGACCTATTTTTATCAGGAAACAGGAACAGCAATAAGTTTAATAATCACTCAGATATTTATTGTTTTAGGTATGTGGTATTTTGCACATAAAGAAATAAGTTTGATTTTAAAACAAAACAGCAATTATGGCAGTAATTAA
- a CDS encoding O-antigen ligase family protein codes for MELKDVLFKVRKVFLYSLIVASIYGFLEILISVFGYVFLYPILKGFNYFPFLEVNLHPEGRISTISYEPPFLAIYLITISGWMFSYILTSKKLTRFLPTFAILVLTYFSGSRTGLIVVFFQGFVFLIFLYKDVRFKKYVINFLVGALVVFSVLLVFKGEKVIQSVTEKMNSLNFQKNLTKSVSNQSRFGMQYAALQVFLENPIIGVGFGQQAYHNRTHYPSWATRNNYEFELYYKNKKEKAFPPGYNLYTRLLAETGLIGISLFLMLLYFSLNEVRLLMKKAKEEEKIILMIILISLLGLYINWLQIDTFRIYGVWLCLAILIRMRYNKTLILKNE; via the coding sequence ATGGAACTGAAAGACGTACTTTTTAAAGTAAGAAAAGTGTTTCTTTATTCTTTAATTGTAGCTTCTATATATGGTTTTTTGGAAATTTTAATTTCAGTTTTTGGCTATGTATTTTTATATCCAATTTTAAAAGGATTTAATTATTTTCCTTTCTTAGAAGTTAATCTTCATCCAGAAGGCAGAATTTCGACCATAAGTTACGAACCTCCTTTTTTAGCAATTTACCTTATTACAATTTCTGGTTGGATGTTTAGTTATATTCTCACCAGTAAAAAACTAACGAGATTTTTGCCAACATTTGCTATTTTAGTTCTGACTTACTTTTCAGGATCACGTACGGGATTAATCGTGGTATTTTTTCAAGGATTTGTTTTTTTAATTTTCTTATATAAAGACGTGAGATTTAAGAAATATGTGATCAATTTTTTAGTAGGAGCTTTAGTTGTTTTTTCAGTTTTGCTTGTGTTTAAAGGAGAAAAAGTAATTCAATCGGTTACCGAGAAAATGAATTCATTAAATTTTCAAAAAAATTTAACCAAAAGCGTTTCTAATCAATCGCGATTCGGGATGCAATATGCCGCATTACAGGTCTTTTTAGAAAATCCAATTATAGGAGTTGGGTTTGGCCAGCAAGCCTACCACAATAGAACTCATTATCCTTCTTGGGCAACAAGAAATAATTATGAGTTTGAATTGTATTATAAGAATAAAAAGGAAAAGGCATTTCCGCCAGGATATAATCTTTATACAAGACTTCTAGCAGAAACAGGTTTAATTGGAATTTCTTTATTTTTAATGTTACTTTATTTTTCTTTAAATGAAGTTCGGCTTTTGATGAAAAAGGCAAAAGAAGAAGAAAAAATAATTCTAATGATTATTTTAATTTCTCTTTTAGGACTATATATCAACTGGCTTCAAATAGACACTTTTAGAATTTATGGTGTTTGGCTTTGTTTGGCTATTTTAATCAGAATGCGATATAATAAAACTTTAATTTTAAAAAATGAATAA
- a CDS encoding glycosyltransferase produces the protein MNNIILLIPYYNNSDGLMKSLQSIDQDEELDILIVDDGSINRFEENTAIQNFKAKGKIFFEYLPENKGIEIALNTGLKISIEKRYKYIARLDCGDICLGKRFAIQRSFLEDNLEIKIVGSNVLAVDNNDTFLYSINLPLKDRDIKNKMYFNSMLIHPAIMFSAEILKTVGLYSLNYKSAEDYAFFFAISKSYKMANISEYLTQIEINEKGISLQKRKQQVACRIKIIKENFYFGFYPIYGLIRNYILLILPYRFILFLKRSKK, from the coding sequence ATGAATAACATCATTCTTTTAATACCATATTATAATAATTCTGATGGATTAATGAAATCGTTGCAATCTATTGATCAAGATGAAGAGTTAGATATTTTAATTGTTGATGACGGAAGTATAAATAGATTTGAAGAAAATACAGCGATACAAAATTTTAAAGCAAAAGGAAAAATCTTTTTTGAATATTTACCGGAAAATAAAGGAATTGAAATAGCATTAAATACTGGTTTAAAAATTAGTATTGAAAAAAGATATAAATATATTGCAAGATTAGATTGTGGAGATATTTGTCTTGGGAAAAGATTTGCTATTCAGAGAAGCTTTTTGGAAGATAATCTAGAAATTAAAATAGTAGGTTCCAATGTTTTGGCAGTAGACAACAATGATACGTTTTTGTATTCAATCAATTTACCATTGAAGGATCGGGATATAAAAAATAAAATGTACTTTAATTCGATGTTGATTCATCCTGCTATAATGTTTTCTGCTGAAATTTTAAAAACGGTAGGATTGTATTCTTTAAATTACAAATCAGCTGAAGATTATGCTTTTTTCTTTGCTATTTCAAAGTCATACAAAATGGCAAATATTAGCGAGTATCTCACTCAAATAGAAATTAATGAAAAAGGTATTTCACTGCAAAAAAGAAAGCAGCAGGTAGCTTGTAGAATCAAAATTATAAAAGAGAATTTTTATTTTGGTTTTTATCCAATTTATGGGCTAATTAGAAATTATATCTTATTGATTCTTCCATATCGGTTTATTTTGTTTTTAAAAAGAAGTAAAAAATGA
- a CDS encoding GH3 auxin-responsive promoter family protein yields MSIKSIAAKIFAKNIYNQTLKWANKPVETQQKVFKSLIENAQNTKFGKDHHFEQIKSFEDFQKQVPVRDYEDLKSYIEKVVKGEADILWKGKPLYFAKTSGTTSGAKFIPLTKESMPYHIEAARNAILHYIHETGNADFVDGKMIFLQGSPILTEKYGIKFGRLSGIVAHFVPKYLQKNRMPSWETNCIEDWETKVDAIVDETIKEDMSVISGIPSWVQMYFERLEHKSGGKKIGEIFKNFNLFIYGGVNYEPYRAKFENMIGRKVDSIELFPASEGFFAYQDSQKEKGMLLLLNSGIFYEFIKADEFFEENPKVLTIGEVEVGVNYVLIISTNAGLWRYNIGDTVQFTSLAPYRVIVSGRIKHYISAFGEHVIANEVENAMKEAVNSTNIVINEFTVAPQINPSNGLPYHEWLIEFEKEPENMEVFAETIDNSMRKQNIYYDDLITGNVLRKVVITKVSKNGFQDYMKSQGKLGGQNKIPRLSNDRNIADNLK; encoded by the coding sequence ATGTCAATTAAGTCAATTGCGGCAAAAATATTTGCCAAAAATATATACAATCAGACACTTAAATGGGCCAATAAACCTGTTGAAACACAACAAAAAGTTTTTAAAAGTTTGATCGAAAATGCGCAAAACACCAAATTTGGAAAAGACCATCATTTTGAACAAATAAAAAGTTTTGAAGATTTTCAGAAACAGGTTCCTGTTAGAGATTATGAAGATTTAAAATCTTATATAGAAAAGGTAGTAAAAGGAGAAGCGGATATTCTCTGGAAAGGAAAACCTTTATATTTTGCTAAAACTTCTGGAACAACTTCTGGCGCAAAATTTATTCCGCTTACCAAAGAATCGATGCCTTATCATATTGAAGCAGCTAGAAATGCAATTCTGCATTATATTCATGAAACAGGAAATGCTGATTTTGTCGATGGAAAAATGATTTTTTTGCAAGGAAGTCCAATTCTGACAGAGAAGTACGGAATTAAATTTGGACGACTTTCTGGAATTGTAGCGCATTTTGTTCCTAAATATCTGCAGAAAAACCGAATGCCATCTTGGGAAACCAATTGCATTGAAGATTGGGAAACCAAAGTAGATGCTATTGTCGATGAGACAATAAAAGAAGATATGTCGGTTATCTCTGGAATTCCGTCTTGGGTTCAGATGTATTTCGAACGTTTGGAACATAAAAGCGGCGGAAAAAAGATTGGCGAAATATTCAAAAACTTCAACTTGTTTATTTACGGAGGTGTTAATTATGAACCGTACCGTGCTAAATTTGAAAACATGATCGGCAGAAAAGTAGACAGTATAGAATTGTTTCCTGCCTCTGAAGGATTTTTTGCTTATCAGGATTCACAAAAAGAAAAAGGGATGCTGTTGCTATTGAATTCAGGTATTTTCTATGAGTTTATAAAAGCGGATGAGTTCTTTGAAGAAAATCCAAAAGTATTGACAATTGGAGAGGTTGAAGTAGGAGTAAACTATGTTTTGATAATTTCTACCAATGCAGGGCTGTGGCGTTATAATATCGGAGATACCGTTCAATTCACTTCTTTGGCTCCATATCGTGTTATAGTTTCTGGACGTATTAAACATTATATTTCGGCTTTCGGAGAACACGTTATCGCTAATGAAGTAGAAAATGCGATGAAAGAAGCCGTAAATTCGACTAATATCGTAATCAATGAGTTTACTGTGGCGCCACAAATTAATCCATCAAACGGACTTCCGTATCACGAGTGGCTGATTGAATTTGAGAAAGAACCTGAAAACATGGAAGTTTTTGCAGAAACTATCGACAATTCAATGCGTAAGCAGAATATTTATTATGACGATTTAATTACCGGAAATGTCTTAAGAAAAGTAGTGATCACTAAAGTTTCTAAAAACGGATTTCAAGATTACATGAAATCACAAGGAAAATTGGGCGGACAGAATAAGATTCCGAGATTATCGAATGATAGAAATATTGCTGATAATTTGAAGTAG
- a CDS encoding glycosyltransferase: MNKIKVAHILHSVGGVDVSLRQILHNLDTENFESIVIHGNSDTQNEFVDKDAKPIGYYRLPIYREISFRYDLLAILKAWKIIRKEKPDLIHSHSTKGGVIGRIVGFLTGIKVLHTPQAFSFLSTESKIKRSFFLKIEKLLSKGKTVLIASSQSELNRAVNEVGFPKFKTDLFNNAIEPIEKIFDLSIPKTWPDQYLCTVGRPCYQKNIEELIEVLYELNKIVDVHLVILGLGHYADHIRQVEDLIEKLNLKNKVTLLNWTTREDVLNIISKSKIYLSTARYEGLPYSVIESLALSIPSIVSDCDGNRDLIINNYNGYCIKENNTVEFSKKINVLLQDEKLYNEFSKNAKETFEMNHNIYKKIKDLESIYREQLT; this comes from the coding sequence ATGAATAAAATTAAAGTTGCGCATATTCTACATTCAGTAGGTGGGGTTGATGTTTCTTTGAGGCAGATACTTCACAATTTAGATACCGAAAATTTTGAGAGCATAGTGATTCATGGAAATTCTGATACTCAAAATGAATTTGTAGACAAAGATGCTAAGCCAATAGGATATTATAGGCTTCCGATATATAGAGAAATATCTTTTAGATATGATTTATTAGCAATTTTAAAAGCATGGAAAATTATTCGTAAAGAAAAACCAGATTTAATTCATTCACACAGTACAAAAGGTGGTGTTATTGGAAGGATAGTGGGTTTTTTAACAGGAATAAAAGTTTTGCATACACCACAGGCATTTTCTTTTTTAAGTACAGAAAGTAAGATTAAAAGGTCTTTTTTTTTAAAGATTGAAAAATTGCTTTCCAAAGGGAAAACGGTTTTAATTGCATCTTCTCAATCTGAATTAAATAGGGCAGTGAATGAGGTCGGGTTTCCAAAATTTAAAACAGATCTTTTTAATAATGCGATAGAACCAATAGAAAAGATTTTTGATTTATCTATACCTAAAACATGGCCAGATCAATATTTATGTACTGTAGGTAGACCTTGTTATCAAAAAAATATTGAAGAATTGATTGAAGTTTTATATGAACTTAATAAAATTGTTGATGTACATTTGGTCATTCTAGGATTAGGGCATTATGCTGATCATATAAGACAAGTTGAAGATTTAATAGAAAAACTTAATTTAAAAAATAAAGTGACATTATTAAATTGGACAACAAGAGAAGATGTTTTAAACATTATAAGTAAATCAAAGATATATCTTTCAACAGCCAGATACGAAGGACTACCTTATTCAGTTATAGAAAGTTTAGCACTATCAATTCCAAGTATAGTTTCTGATTGTGATGGTAATAGAGATTTAATCATAAATAATTATAACGGTTATTGTATTAAGGAAAACAATACTGTAGAGTTTAGTAAAAAAATAAATGTTTTGCTTCAAGATGAAAAATTATATAATGAGTTTTCAAAAAATGCGAAAGAAACATTTGAAATGAATCATAATATTTATAAAAAAATAAAGGATCTCGAATCTATTTATAGAGAGCAATTAACATAA
- a CDS encoding DUF6909 family protein → MKETKHISRSRAQESSAAIEKMYITMRHLFNRGFYKPMGVSGDSLRESLLALRPEIYGNIAEEKVELNGLLYVIERLPIGIEQCRFINLTSDEGYSKSHFQPIVPPKRRRNCYRIDEEQMNVEITRGRSDIYDILTHLTFIFIESHKIKNRVLIDDGGEVSRDWQKLEQAVMQTKKLSQVEKEKAISHVANILARTFEEVLDIYDAFGSENAPDRFLHVIYWLGKLAIEEIVENNKRTITFSPVLRERLGHHIHGEIWATNIKEVLKANDLLKRPIHVISANMHSVMNSIFATPLLKTKYKGKTDFFIYEELSSSGSKEIRGQVEELALKNGMISLPDCSGTNIDVQIFDTAKIDWSKTAFSHANVGEEKPVIIVMDYAFGEQAYETIDELLKPFKKETLLNVKSVSIMGKAGILEGGKGDIMIPSAHINEGTADNYFFENELTGAMFEGNDIDIYEGAMVTVLGTSLQNRDLLKFFHESTWGVIGLEMEGSYYQKAIQSASKIRKSVPHDIKVRYAYYASDNPLETGSTLASGGLGTTGVKPTYLITIKILEQIFNIK, encoded by the coding sequence ATGAAAGAAACTAAACATATATCAAGATCTAGAGCGCAGGAATCTTCTGCGGCGATAGAAAAAATGTACATTACAATGCGCCATTTATTCAACCGTGGTTTTTATAAACCAATGGGAGTTTCTGGCGACAGTTTACGCGAATCATTATTGGCTTTACGTCCTGAAATCTACGGAAATATCGCAGAAGAAAAAGTAGAGTTAAACGGACTTTTATACGTTATTGAACGTCTTCCAATCGGAATTGAACAATGTCGTTTTATCAATTTAACTTCAGACGAAGGTTACTCTAAATCGCATTTTCAGCCGATTGTTCCTCCAAAAAGAAGAAGAAACTGCTACAGAATTGACGAAGAACAGATGAATGTTGAAATCACTCGTGGACGTTCAGACATTTATGATATTTTGACGCATTTGACTTTCATTTTTATTGAATCGCATAAAATTAAAAATAGAGTTTTAATAGATGATGGAGGAGAAGTTTCGCGTGATTGGCAGAAATTAGAGCAAGCCGTTATGCAGACTAAAAAGCTTTCTCAAGTTGAAAAAGAAAAAGCAATTTCTCACGTTGCCAATATTTTAGCAAGAACTTTTGAGGAAGTATTAGATATTTATGATGCTTTTGGTTCAGAAAATGCACCAGATCGTTTCCTACACGTTATTTATTGGTTAGGAAAATTAGCGATAGAAGAGATTGTTGAAAACAACAAACGTACGATCACTTTTAGTCCAGTTTTACGTGAAAGATTAGGACACCATATTCATGGAGAAATCTGGGCAACAAATATTAAAGAAGTTTTAAAAGCAAACGATTTGCTGAAAAGACCAATTCACGTAATTAGTGCTAATATGCACAGTGTGATGAATTCGATTTTTGCGACACCTTTGCTGAAAACAAAATATAAAGGAAAAACAGATTTCTTTATTTATGAAGAATTAAGCAGTTCAGGATCAAAAGAAATTAGAGGTCAAGTAGAAGAATTGGCTTTAAAAAATGGAATGATTTCGTTGCCAGATTGTTCAGGAACTAATATCGATGTTCAGATTTTTGACACAGCTAAAATTGATTGGTCAAAAACAGCTTTTTCACATGCCAATGTAGGCGAAGAAAAACCAGTTATAATCGTAATGGATTATGCTTTTGGAGAACAGGCTTACGAAACCATCGATGAGCTTTTGAAACCATTTAAAAAAGAAACTTTACTAAATGTAAAATCGGTTTCTATTATGGGTAAAGCTGGAATTCTAGAAGGAGGAAAAGGCGATATTATGATTCCGTCTGCGCATATCAACGAAGGAACGGCAGATAATTATTTCTTCGAAAATGAATTGACAGGTGCAATGTTTGAAGGAAATGATATAGATATTTATGAAGGAGCAATGGTTACCGTTCTTGGAACTTCATTACAAAATAGAGATTTATTAAAGTTTTTCCACGAATCGACTTGGGGTGTAATTGGTCTTGAAATGGAAGGATCTTATTATCAAAAAGCCATTCAGTCAGCATCTAAAATTAGAAAAAGCGTTCCGCATGATATTAAAGTTCGCTATGCTTATTATGCTTCAGATAATCCGCTGGAAACAGGAAGTACATTGGCCTCAGGCGGATTAGGAACAACTGGTGTGAAACCAACGTATTTAATTACAATTAAGATTCTAGAGCAGATTTTCAACATCAAATAA
- a CDS encoding glycosyltransferase family 2 protein: MAVIKVSVVIPVYNAKDYLHDCIKSLINQTLEECEFIFINDGSTDNSFEIIESYQKIDSRIKLINQENEGIGEARNAGIEVAIGEYIGFLDNDDFLKIDFLENLYKNAIERDLDILVSKTILGRDGKYIIKDHGFITDLIFTKDFIQEQIIPNLLKTEDLFAVWNKIYKRTFIFENNIRFPDNRVIEEDNIFNIQSFNKAKKVLFIDYAGYYYRDVADSKSRKIIENDYFSKALEKYYLDYKKEYSLSISYEELEKLKAIRFIQRIFYLVYKCSVLKIPFKIKWDYIKNMVFHEKVYELSKNYDEEILQDKGLYERTLLKIITKKTSFLLVLLIFSIQIGYHPRISETIRKINKLTKKR; encoded by the coding sequence ATGGCAGTAATTAAAGTTAGCGTTGTTATTCCTGTTTACAATGCAAAAGATTATTTGCATGATTGTATAAAATCACTTATAAATCAGACTCTTGAGGAGTGTGAATTTATTTTTATAAATGACGGTTCAACAGATAATAGCTTTGAAATAATAGAATCATATCAAAAAATTGATAGTCGAATTAAGCTCATAAATCAAGAAAATGAAGGAATAGGTGAAGCAAGAAATGCTGGAATTGAGGTTGCTATTGGAGAATATATTGGTTTTTTGGATAATGATGATTTTTTAAAAATAGATTTTTTAGAGAATCTATATAAAAATGCCATAGAAAGAGATTTAGATATTTTAGTATCAAAAACAATATTAGGAAGGGACGGAAAATATATAATTAAAGATCATGGTTTTATTACCGATTTAATATTTACAAAAGACTTTATACAAGAACAAATCATTCCAAATCTCTTAAAAACGGAAGATTTATTTGCAGTTTGGAATAAAATTTACAAACGGACTTTTATTTTCGAAAATAATATTCGTTTTCCAGACAACAGAGTAATTGAGGAAGATAATATATTTAACATTCAGTCTTTTAACAAAGCTAAGAAAGTTTTATTTATCGATTATGCGGGTTATTATTATAGGGATGTAGCTGATAGTAAATCAAGAAAGATTATTGAAAATGATTATTTTTCAAAAGCTCTTGAAAAATATTATTTGGATTATAAAAAAGAATATAGTCTCAGCATTTCATACGAAGAATTGGAGAAACTTAAAGCGATTAGATTTATTCAAAGAATCTTTTATTTAGTCTATAAATGTTCAGTATTAAAAATCCCGTTTAAAATAAAATGGGACTACATCAAAAACATGGTTTTTCATGAAAAAGTATATGAATTGTCCAAAAACTATGATGAAGAAATCCTCCAAGATAAAGGATTATATGAAAGAACCCTCTTAAAAATTATCACCAAAAAAACATCCTTTTTATTGGTTTTATTAATTTTTAGCATTCAAATTGGATATCATCCAAGAATTTCAGAAACAATAAGAAAGATAAATAAATTGACAAAAAAACGCTGA
- a CDS encoding UDP-glucuronic acid decarboxylase family protein has translation MKRILITGAAGFLGSHLCDRFIKEGYFVIGMDNLITGDLKNIEHLFKLENFEFYHHDITKFVHVPGDLDYILHFASPASPIDYLKIPIQTLKVGSLGTHNLLGLARVKKARILIASTSEVYGDPLVHPQTEEYYGNVNTIGPRGVYDEAKRFQESITMAYHTFHGVETRIVRIFNTYGPRMRLNDGRVIPAFIGQALRGEDLTIFGDGMQTRSFCYVDDQVEGIYRLLHSDYVYPVNIGNPDEITIKDFAEEIIKLTGTNQKVVYHPLPINDPLQRQPDTTKAKELLGWEAKVNRAEGMKITYEYFKSLSPEELAKEEHKDFSSYIK, from the coding sequence ATGAAAAGAATACTTATCACTGGAGCGGCAGGATTTTTAGGATCACACTTATGTGACAGATTTATCAAAGAAGGTTACTTTGTAATCGGAATGGATAATCTGATTACGGGAGATCTTAAAAATATTGAACATTTATTCAAATTAGAAAACTTTGAGTTTTATCATCATGATATCACCAAGTTTGTTCATGTTCCAGGCGATTTAGATTATATATTACATTTTGCTTCGCCAGCAAGCCCGATAGATTATTTAAAAATTCCGATCCAAACTCTTAAGGTAGGATCTTTGGGGACGCACAATTTATTGGGATTGGCAAGAGTAAAAAAAGCAAGAATTTTGATTGCATCTACTTCAGAAGTTTACGGAGATCCGTTGGTTCATCCACAGACGGAAGAATATTACGGGAACGTAAATACAATTGGTCCTCGAGGAGTTTATGATGAGGCAAAACGTTTTCAGGAATCAATTACAATGGCATATCATACGTTTCACGGAGTAGAGACCAGAATCGTGCGTATTTTTAACACGTACGGACCAAGAATGCGATTGAACGACGGACGTGTAATTCCTGCTTTTATTGGACAAGCGTTACGCGGAGAAGATTTAACGATTTTTGGAGACGGAATGCAAACACGTTCTTTCTGTTATGTAGACGATCAAGTTGAAGGTATTTACAGATTATTGCATTCAGATTACGTTTATCCAGTAAACATTGGAAATCCAGATGAAATCACTATTAAAGATTTTGCAGAAGAAATTATAAAACTGACAGGAACGAACCAGAAAGTGGTGTATCATCCACTGCCGATAAACGATCCGTTACAGCGTCAGCCAGACACTACAAAAGCAAAAGAGTTATTAGGCTGGGAAGCAAAAGTTAACAGAGCAGAAGGAATGAAAATAACTTATGAGTATTTCAAATCATTATCTCCTGAAGAATTGGCTAAAGAAGAACACAAAGATTTTTCAAGCTATATTAAATAA